The following are encoded in a window of Paraburkholderia hospita genomic DNA:
- the sdhC gene encoding succinate dehydrogenase, cytochrome b556 subunit — MAEAVKKPRPEYRNIGIGQILTAYRLPLAGRVSILHRLSGGLLFIFLPFLLYLFDQSLTSELSFEVFKGFLSNIIVKLITLVLAWAFLFHFCAGVRHLMMDMNHDAVSKERGKSTSVVVLVVSSILTIAFALKLFGAF, encoded by the coding sequence ATGGCAGAAGCCGTAAAAAAACCGAGGCCGGAATACCGGAACATCGGTATCGGGCAGATATTGACGGCATACCGTCTTCCTCTCGCGGGGCGGGTGTCGATCCTTCACCGCCTGAGCGGCGGCCTGCTGTTCATCTTCCTTCCGTTCCTGCTTTACCTCTTTGACCAGAGCCTGACCTCCGAACTGAGCTTCGAGGTGTTCAAGGGCTTCCTGTCCAACATCATCGTCAAGCTGATCACGCTGGTGCTGGCCTGGGCGTTCCTGTTCCACTTCTGCGCGGGCGTGCGCCATCTGATGATGGACATGAACCACGACGCGGTGTCGAAAGAGCGCGGCAAGAGCACGTCGGTCGTCGTGCTGGTGGTGTCGTCGATCCTGACGATCGCCTTCGCGCTCAAACTGTTCGGAGCATTCTAA
- a CDS encoding GntR family transcriptional regulator, producing the protein MNSNPASTANPPGASGAGDAAPVSAPAPSPTFSPLYQQIKALITQSLESGEWKPGEIIPSEVELAARYKVSQGTVRKAIDELAADNLLVRRQGKGTFVATHNEERAQFRFLRLLADDGAEHPHISRLLECRRLRASADIARQLDLKPADPVVLIKRLLTFDGEDTVLDEIWLPGGVFRGLTLERLSEYKGPLYAMFETEFGTRMIRASEKIRAVAADPSVADLLHVPTGFPLLSVERVSYTYGDRPVEVRRGWYVTTGYYYQNDLS; encoded by the coding sequence ATGAATTCGAACCCGGCCAGCACAGCGAACCCTCCCGGCGCGTCCGGTGCGGGCGACGCTGCGCCTGTTTCCGCGCCAGCGCCGTCGCCGACGTTCAGTCCTCTCTACCAGCAGATCAAGGCGCTCATCACGCAGAGCCTCGAGTCGGGTGAATGGAAGCCTGGCGAGATCATTCCCAGTGAAGTCGAACTGGCCGCGCGTTACAAGGTCAGCCAGGGCACGGTGCGCAAGGCGATCGACGAGCTTGCCGCCGACAATCTGCTGGTGCGCCGCCAGGGCAAAGGCACTTTTGTTGCTACGCACAACGAAGAGCGCGCGCAGTTCCGCTTCCTCCGTCTTCTCGCCGACGACGGCGCCGAGCATCCGCATATCAGCCGGCTGCTCGAATGCCGGCGCTTGCGCGCGTCGGCGGATATCGCGCGGCAGCTGGACCTGAAGCCGGCCGATCCCGTCGTGCTGATCAAGCGTCTTTTGACGTTCGACGGCGAAGACACAGTGCTCGACGAGATCTGGTTGCCGGGTGGCGTGTTCCGCGGGCTGACGCTCGAGCGCCTGTCGGAGTACAAGGGGCCGCTCTACGCGATGTTCGAAACGGAGTTCGGTACGCGCATGATTCGCGCGTCCGAGAAGATTCGCGCCGTTGCCGCGGACCCGTCCGTTGCCGATCTTTTACACGTGCCGACGGGATTTCCGTTGCTGTCCGTCGAGCGCGTGTCCTATACCTATGGTGACCGTCCCGTCGAAGTACGTCGCGGATGGTATGTCACAACCGGGTATTACTATCAGAACGATTTGAGTTGA
- a CDS encoding FAD assembly factor SdhE: MDETSHQSDPLRRARLRWRARRGLLENDLIFERFFSRYEHDLSDADVGALTRLLELSDNDLMDLLLARKEPEGDLADADVARVLEILRNV, encoded by the coding sequence ATGGACGAAACATCGCATCAGTCCGACCCGCTGCGTCGCGCGCGTCTCCGCTGGCGTGCACGACGTGGCCTGCTGGAAAACGATCTGATCTTCGAGCGTTTTTTTAGCCGATATGAGCATGATCTCAGTGATGCAGACGTAGGCGCGCTCACGCGCCTGCTCGAACTAAGCGATAACGACCTGATGGACTTGCTGCTCGCCCGCAAGGAACCGGAGGGCGACCTCGCCGACGCAGATGTCGCGCGAGTGCTGGAGATACTGCGTAACGTGTAA
- the sdhD gene encoding succinate dehydrogenase, hydrophobic membrane anchor protein, giving the protein MSANNRVGSKRLVVGAHYGLRDWLAQRITAVIMAVYTVILLAWFFGAHAFSYDGWAGIFATQWMKLATFVALLSLFYHAWVGIRDIWMDYIKPVGTRLLLQALTIVWLLACAGYAAQILWRV; this is encoded by the coding sequence ATGTCCGCTAATAACCGAGTTGGCTCCAAGCGCCTGGTGGTCGGCGCGCACTATGGTCTACGCGACTGGCTCGCGCAGCGCATCACGGCCGTCATCATGGCCGTGTACACCGTCATCCTGCTCGCCTGGTTCTTCGGCGCGCACGCATTCTCTTACGACGGCTGGGCAGGCATCTTCGCCACGCAGTGGATGAAGCTCGCCACCTTCGTCGCGCTGCTGTCGCTGTTCTATCACGCGTGGGTCGGCATCCGGGACATCTGGATGGACTACATCAAGCCCGTTGGCACGCGGCTTCTGCTGCAGGCGTTGACGATCGTCTGGCTGCTCGCGTGTGCGGGCTACGCTGCGCAGATTCTCTGGAGAGTGTAA
- the gltA gene encoding citrate synthase: MTPSDVKATLSFSDNSPSVEMPIYKGTMGPDVIDIRKLYGQTGKFTYDPGFMSTASCNSAITYIDGDKGELLYRGFPIDNLAQNADFLETCYALLKGELPNQAQKDEFVKTVTNHTMVHEQMQFFFRGFRRDAHPMAILVAAVGALSAFYHDSLDINNPRHREVSAIRMIAKLPTLVAMAYKYSIGQPFVYPQNNLSYSANFMRMMFSNPCEEYQVNEVLVRALDRILILHADHEQNASTSTVRLAGSSGANPFACIAAGIACLWGPAHGGANEAALNMLEEIGSVDNIPEFIKQVKDKNSGVKLMGFGHRVYKNYDPRAKLMRETCYEVLNELGLHDDPLFKLAMALEKIALEDEYFVSRKLYPNVDFYSGIVQRALGIPTSMFTCIFAMARTVGWIAQWNEMIGDPEQKIGRPRQLFIGETPREAKPIAQR, from the coding sequence ATGACCCCGTCAGATGTTAAAGCCACGCTATCGTTCAGCGACAACTCGCCGAGCGTTGAAATGCCGATTTACAAGGGCACGATGGGCCCGGATGTGATCGACATCCGTAAGCTGTATGGTCAGACCGGCAAGTTCACGTACGATCCGGGCTTTATGTCGACGGCGTCGTGCAACTCGGCTATCACCTACATCGACGGTGACAAGGGCGAGCTGCTGTACCGCGGCTTCCCGATCGACAATCTCGCGCAAAACGCGGACTTCCTCGAAACGTGCTACGCGCTGCTGAAGGGCGAATTGCCGAATCAGGCGCAGAAGGACGAGTTCGTGAAGACGGTCACGAACCACACGATGGTTCACGAGCAGATGCAGTTCTTCTTCCGTGGTTTCCGCCGCGACGCGCACCCGATGGCGATTCTCGTCGCCGCAGTCGGCGCGCTGTCGGCGTTCTACCACGACTCGCTCGACATCAATAACCCGCGTCACCGCGAAGTCTCGGCCATCCGCATGATCGCCAAGCTGCCGACGCTGGTCGCGATGGCGTACAAGTACTCGATCGGCCAGCCGTTCGTGTATCCGCAGAACAATCTGTCGTACAGCGCGAACTTCATGCGCATGATGTTCTCGAACCCGTGCGAAGAGTACCAGGTCAACGAAGTGCTGGTCCGCGCACTCGACCGTATCCTGATCCTGCACGCCGACCACGAGCAGAACGCGTCGACGTCGACGGTTCGTCTGGCGGGTTCGTCGGGTGCGAATCCGTTTGCGTGTATCGCAGCTGGTATCGCGTGTCTGTGGGGCCCGGCGCACGGCGGCGCGAACGAAGCGGCGCTGAACATGCTGGAAGAAATCGGCTCGGTCGACAACATTCCTGAGTTCATCAAGCAGGTGAAGGACAAGAACTCGGGCGTGAAGCTGATGGGCTTCGGTCACCGCGTCTACAAGAACTACGATCCGCGCGCCAAGCTGATGCGCGAAACGTGCTACGAAGTGCTGAACGAACTGGGCCTGCACGACGACCCGCTGTTCAAGCTCGCCATGGCGCTGGAAAAGATCGCGCTGGAAGACGAATACTTCGTGTCGCGCAAGCTGTACCCGAACGTCGACTTCTACTCGGGCATCGTGCAGCGCGCGCTGGGCATTCCGACGTCGATGTTCACGTGTATCTTCGCAATGGCACGTACGGTCGGCTGGATCGCACAGTGGAACGAAATGATCGGCGATCCCGAACAGAAGATTGGCCGTCCGCGTCAGTTGTTCATCGGCGAAACGCCGCGCGAAGCCAAGCCGATCGCTCAGCGCTAA
- a CDS encoding succinate dehydrogenase iron-sulfur subunit, which produces MAKRTFEIYRYDPDRDAAPRMQTYEIEIDSHERMLLDALVKLKALDETLSFRRSCREGVCGSDAMNINGKNGLACLTNLNDLPQKIVLRPLPGLPVVRDLICDFTQFFNQYHSIKPYLINDTPPPEKERLQSPEERDELDGLYECILCASCSTSCPSFWWNPDKFVGPAGLLQAYRFIADSRDEATGERLDNLEDPYRLFRCHTIMNCVDVCPKGLNPTKAIGKIKELMVRRAV; this is translated from the coding sequence ATGGCCAAGCGTACATTCGAAATCTACCGCTACGACCCAGACAGGGACGCCGCGCCGCGCATGCAGACGTACGAGATCGAGATCGACTCGCACGAGCGCATGCTGCTCGACGCGCTGGTGAAGCTGAAGGCACTGGACGAAACGCTGTCGTTCCGCCGCTCGTGCCGCGAGGGTGTCTGCGGCTCGGACGCGATGAACATCAACGGCAAGAACGGTCTTGCCTGCCTGACGAACCTGAACGACCTGCCGCAGAAGATCGTGCTGCGTCCGCTGCCGGGGCTGCCCGTGGTGCGCGACCTGATCTGCGACTTCACGCAGTTCTTCAACCAGTATCACTCGATCAAGCCGTATCTGATCAACGACACGCCGCCGCCGGAGAAGGAGCGTCTGCAGTCGCCGGAAGAGCGTGACGAACTCGACGGGCTGTACGAGTGCATCCTGTGCGCGAGCTGCTCGACGTCGTGCCCGAGCTTCTGGTGGAATCCGGACAAGTTCGTCGGCCCGGCAGGGCTGCTGCAAGCCTACCGTTTCATCGCGGACAGCCGCGACGAGGCGACGGGCGAGCGGCTGGACAACCTGGAAGATCCGTACCGTCTGTTCCGTTGCCATACGATCATGAACTGCGTCGACGTGTGCCCGAAGGGGCTCAACCCGACGAAGGCGATCGGCAAGATCAAGGAATTGATGGTGCGCCGGGCGGTCTGA
- the sdhA gene encoding succinate dehydrogenase flavoprotein subunit has protein sequence MAAIKNSLPRRRFDVVIVGAGGSGMRASLQLARAGLSVCVLSKVFPTRSHTVAAQGGIGASLGNMSEDNWHYHFYDTIKGSDWLGDQDAIEFMCREAPNAVYELEHFGMPFDRNADGTIYQRPFGGHTANYGEKPVQRACAAADRTGHALLHTLYQQNVAAKTTFFVEWMALDLIRDAEGDVLGVTALEMETGDVYILEGKTTLFATGGAGRIFAASTNAFINTGDGLGMAARAGIPLEDMEFWQFHPTGVAGAGVLITEGVRGEGGILRNSDGERFMERYAPTLKDLAPRDFVSRSMDQEIKEGRGVGPNKDHVLLDLSHIGAETIMKRLPSIREIALKFANVDCIKEPIPVVPTIHYQMGGIPTNIHGQVVGTAKGHEDPINGFYAVGECSCVSVHGANRLGTNSLLDLVVFGRAAGNHIVKHVKEIKDHKPLPADAADFALSRLAKLDNSSSGEYAQNVANDIRSTMQAHAGVFRTSALLAEGVERIREVAARVENIHLKDKSKVFNTARVEALEVENLIEVARATMVSAEARKESRGAHAQNDFEHRDDENWLRHTLWYSEGDRLDYKPVHMNPLTVESVPPKARTF, from the coding sequence ATGGCTGCAATCAAGAATTCCCTGCCGCGTCGCCGCTTCGACGTGGTCATCGTTGGCGCGGGCGGCTCGGGGATGCGCGCGTCGCTGCAACTCGCGCGTGCGGGCCTGTCCGTCTGCGTGCTGTCGAAGGTGTTCCCGACGCGCTCGCATACCGTTGCTGCCCAGGGCGGCATCGGCGCCTCGCTCGGCAACATGAGCGAAGACAACTGGCACTACCACTTCTACGACACGATCAAGGGCTCCGACTGGCTCGGCGACCAGGACGCGATCGAGTTCATGTGCCGCGAAGCACCGAACGCCGTCTACGAACTCGAACACTTCGGCATGCCGTTCGACCGTAACGCGGATGGCACGATCTACCAGCGTCCGTTCGGCGGCCACACGGCCAACTACGGCGAGAAGCCCGTTCAGCGCGCGTGCGCGGCGGCTGACCGTACCGGCCACGCACTCCTGCACACGCTGTACCAGCAGAACGTCGCGGCGAAGACGACGTTCTTCGTCGAATGGATGGCGCTGGACCTGATCCGCGACGCTGAAGGCGACGTGCTCGGCGTGACCGCGCTCGAAATGGAAACGGGCGACGTCTATATCCTCGAAGGCAAGACCACGCTGTTCGCCACGGGCGGCGCGGGCCGGATCTTCGCGGCATCGACCAATGCGTTCATCAATACGGGCGACGGCCTGGGCATGGCCGCACGCGCGGGCATCCCGCTCGAAGACATGGAATTCTGGCAATTCCACCCGACGGGCGTCGCAGGCGCAGGCGTGCTGATCACGGAAGGCGTGCGCGGCGAAGGCGGCATCCTGCGTAACTCGGACGGCGAGCGCTTCATGGAGCGCTACGCGCCGACGCTGAAGGATCTGGCGCCGCGCGACTTCGTTTCGCGCTCGATGGACCAGGAAATCAAGGAAGGCCGTGGCGTCGGTCCGAACAAGGACCACGTGCTGCTCGACCTGTCGCACATCGGCGCCGAGACGATCATGAAGCGTCTGCCGTCGATCCGCGAAATCGCGCTGAAGTTCGCGAACGTCGACTGCATCAAGGAGCCGATCCCGGTTGTGCCGACCATCCACTACCAGATGGGCGGCATTCCGACGAACATCCACGGTCAGGTTGTCGGTACGGCGAAGGGCCACGAAGACCCGATCAACGGTTTCTACGCAGTGGGCGAATGCTCGTGCGTGTCGGTGCATGGCGCGAACCGCCTGGGCACGAACTCGCTGCTCGACCTGGTGGTGTTCGGTCGCGCGGCCGGCAACCACATCGTCAAGCATGTGAAGGAAATCAAGGATCACAAGCCGCTGCCGGCCGATGCTGCTGATTTCGCGCTGTCGCGTCTGGCGAAGCTGGACAACTCCAGCTCCGGCGAATACGCGCAGAACGTGGCGAACGATATCCGCTCGACGATGCAGGCGCACGCGGGCGTGTTCCGTACGTCGGCGCTGCTGGCGGAAGGCGTCGAGCGCATTCGTGAAGTGGCCGCACGGGTCGAGAACATCCACCTGAAGGACAAGTCGAAGGTGTTCAACACGGCGCGCGTCGAAGCGCTCGAAGTGGAGAACCTGATCGAGGTCGCGCGCGCGACGATGGTGTCGGCGGAAGCCCGCAAGGAAAGCCGTGGCGCGCATGCGCAGAACGACTTCGAACATCGCGACGACGAAAACTGGCTGCGCCATACGCTGTGGTACAGCGAAGGCGACCGGCTCGACTACAAGCCGGTTCACATGAACCCGCTGACGGTCGAATCGGTGCCGCCCAAAGCGCGTACCTTCTAA